DNA from Mycobacterium bourgelatii:
CAAGGAACTCGAGCAACTTGCGGCTCACGTCGCCGCCGCGGTGATGGTGCCGTTCGATCGGCACGTGCGTAAGGGTCGCGACATCGCGCTGGAACGGCTCAGCAAGGAGAGTCGGTACAGCTATCTCGAGATCGCGGCGGCCCTGGCGCGGCTGTTCCCCAGGCGACACGAGGGCCCGACGCGCGCGTAGCGCTTCGCCCGGGTCAGGGCGCGCAACGGCCGCAACGGCCCCCACTAGGATTTGGGCCATGACTGCTGCCACGGCCGACCTGCTGGATTACGACGAGGTCATAGCCCGCTTCGATCCGGTGCTGGGCCTTGAGGTGCACGTTGAGCTCTCCACCGCGACCAAGATGTTCTGCGGCTGCGCCACGACGTTCGGCGCCGAACCCAACACACAGGTGTGCCCCGTGTGTCTTGGCCTGCCGGGATCGCTGCCGGTAGTCAACCGGGTGGCCGTGGAGTCGGCTATCCGGATCGGGCTCGCGCTCAACTGCGAAATCGTGCCGTGGTGCCGCTTTGCCCGGAAGAACTACTTCTATCCGGACATGCCAAAGAACTACCAGATCTCGCAGTACGACGAGCCGATCGCCATCAACGGATACCTCGAAGCTCCACTGGAAGACGGCACCACCTGGCGGGTGGAGATCGAACGAGCGCACATGGAGGAAGACACCGGCAAGCTCACCCACATCGGCAGCGAGACGGGCCGCATCCACGGCGCGACCACCTCGCTGATCGACTACAACCGCGCGGGCGTGCCGTTGATCGAAATCGTCACCAAACCCATCGTGGGCGCCGGGGAACGGGCGCCACAAATCGCGCGTGCCTATGTGACGGCCTTGCGAGACCTGTTGCGGGTGTTAGACGTATCCGACGTCCGTATGGATCAGGGTTCGATGCGCTGCGACGCCAACGTGTCGCTGATGCCGAAGGGGGCAGCCGAATTCGGCACTCGTACCGAGACCAAGAACGTCAACTCGTTGAAGAGCGTCGAAGTCGCGGTGCGTTACGAAATGCAGCGTCAGGCGGCCGTTTTGGTAGCCGGTGGTCAAATCACTCAGGAAACCAGGCACTTTCACGAGGCCGGCTACACGAGCCCGGGACGGGCCAAGGAAACCGCGCAGGACTACCGGTACTTCCCCGAGCCGGATCTGGAGCCCGTCGCGCCCAGCCGGGAGCTGGTGGAACAACTGCGTCAGACCATCCCTGAACTTCCGTGGTTGAGCCGCAAGCGAATTCAGCAGGAGTGGGGCATCTCCGACGAGGTGATGCGGGATCTGGTGAACGCGGGCGCCGTCGAATTGGTCATGGCGACAGTCGAACACGGGGCGCCCAGCGAGCAGGCCCGGGCCTGGTGGGGCAACTTCTTGGTGCAGAAAGCCAATGAGGCCGGTGTGCAGCTTGACGAACTATCGATAACCCCGGCCCAGGTCGCCAAGGTGGTTGCGTTGGTCAACGAGGGCAAGCTCTCGAACAAGCTGGCCCGGCAGGTTATCGAGGGCGTGCTGGCCGGTGAAGGTGAGCCCGAGGAGGTGATGACCGCCCGCGGTCTGGCGCTGGTGCGCGACGATGCGCTGACGCAGGCGGCGGTCGACGAAGCCTTGGCCGCCAATCCCGATGTGGCGGAGAAGATTCGCGGTGGCAAGGTGGCCGCGGCAGGGGCGATAGTCGGCGCTGTGATGAAGGCCACTCGCGGACAGGCCGACGCGGCGCGGGTGCGTGAACTGGTGTTGGCGGCCTGCGGGCAGGCCTGAAAGCGCCTGAATATCCCCCTGATATTTAGGTAGATCGCTAGAGACCGGCAGAAAGACTGTCGCAATGCTGCGCGCGGCCTCATGATGGTGACGTGATCGATGAATCGTTCGATGACTTCCTGACGATGCTGGACGGCCCGGTGTACGTGGTGACCACGGCCGCCGACGGCCAGCCCTCCGGCTGCCTGGTGACTTCGGCTGCCCAGACCAGCGTGCAGCCGCCGAGCTTCATGGTCGGCTTCCACTACGCCAACCCCACCGCCGAGGTGGCGAGCCGATCCGAGTACGTGGCAGTCCATCTGCTGCCGCGCCACGCGCGGGTACTGGCCGAGTTGTTCGCCAAGTTGTCCGACGAAGACAAGTTCCAGCGGTGCTCCTGGCGTGCCGGGCCCTTCGGTATGCCGATTCTCGACGACGCCGTCGGGTGGTTCGTCGGCAAAACCGCCAGTCGGAGCCCGGTGGGCGACCACATCGCCTACCTGGTTGAGCCCGTGAGCGTGCACGCCGGTGAGGTGCCCGAAGAGCTGCTGTACCTGTCCGACATCGACGACTTCGTCATCGACGACGACGGTGGCCACTTGGACCCGCAGAAGCTTTACAAGGCGCAGTCGCGGGAAACATCGAATCGATACGGCATGCGGTTCACCCTGGACGTGCCCTAACGGCACACCCTCGACGCGGCGTGACCGGTTAGGTCTTGTCGTCGTTGTTGCGCGGGAAGCCGCCGCCCTGCGGGAACAACGGGAACACCACGTCGTCCAGCTTCTCGGCGTCACCGGCGGTCTTGTTCACCGTCGCGCCCCAGACATTGCCGTCCGGCGACATCCGCAACGCCCACGCGTGCGCATGAGTGTCTTTGCGCACGACATCGGGTTCGCCCGTCACCGCACCCGTCTTGGATGCGAGCCGGACGGCCACCGTCAGCTTGGTGTTGATCAGGTTCACCAGCACGGTGCCGTCCATTGCCGCACATCCGGCCACCCCGGGCTTGTCCGGCCACGTCCAGACCGTCGAGACTTCGGACTTCTTGGTGATCCGCTGCAATCGGTCCGCCGTTGGCGTGCGGTCAACGACATACAGCGAGCCGTCGATGGGGTCGATGCACATGCCGCCGCCCGCACCGACGCCGGACAGCGCGGTCGTGGGGGGCGCTTGGCCGATCGTGGTGGGCTGTTCGATGCGCAGCACCTTGCCCGCCAACGAATTCGGGTCCGCGGCCATCGCCGGGTTGCCCGCGTCGCCGGTCATCACGACCAGCGTGGTCGGGCTGGTGAAGATCAGCGCGCCGGTGTTTCCGGTGGCCCCCTTGGGGATCCCGGTCAGGATGTCCTTGGGGACGTCGCCGTCGGCGATCCGGATGACCCGGTTGTCGGTGGGGGTGCTGATGTAGGCGTACATCAGCCGGTCCTGGGAGTAGGTAGGCGACAACACAATGTCCATCAACCCGCCATCACCCGACGGATCGACGGGGATGACCAGCTTCACCTTCGGTTCGGCGCTGACCGAGATCTCCTTGACGGCGCCCGTGGTGCGCTCGGCGACCAGCGCGGTCTTGCTGTCGGCGCCCATGATCAGGCCGCTGGTGCTCTCCAGGCAGCCCTGCATTACTCCCGGGG
Protein-coding regions in this window:
- the gatB gene encoding Asp-tRNA(Asn)/Glu-tRNA(Gln) amidotransferase subunit GatB; the encoded protein is MTAATADLLDYDEVIARFDPVLGLEVHVELSTATKMFCGCATTFGAEPNTQVCPVCLGLPGSLPVVNRVAVESAIRIGLALNCEIVPWCRFARKNYFYPDMPKNYQISQYDEPIAINGYLEAPLEDGTTWRVEIERAHMEEDTGKLTHIGSETGRIHGATTSLIDYNRAGVPLIEIVTKPIVGAGERAPQIARAYVTALRDLLRVLDVSDVRMDQGSMRCDANVSLMPKGAAEFGTRTETKNVNSLKSVEVAVRYEMQRQAAVLVAGGQITQETRHFHEAGYTSPGRAKETAQDYRYFPEPDLEPVAPSRELVEQLRQTIPELPWLSRKRIQQEWGISDEVMRDLVNAGAVELVMATVEHGAPSEQARAWWGNFLVQKANEAGVQLDELSITPAQVAKVVALVNEGKLSNKLARQVIEGVLAGEGEPEEVMTARGLALVRDDALTQAAVDEALAANPDVAEKIRGGKVAAAGAIVGAVMKATRGQADAARVRELVLAACGQA
- a CDS encoding flavin reductase family protein; translation: MSQCCARPHDGDVIDESFDDFLTMLDGPVYVVTTAADGQPSGCLVTSAAQTSVQPPSFMVGFHYANPTAEVASRSEYVAVHLLPRHARVLAELFAKLSDEDKFQRCSWRAGPFGMPILDDAVGWFVGKTASRSPVGDHIAYLVEPVSVHAGEVPEELLYLSDIDDFVIDDDGGHLDPQKLYKAQSRETSNRYGMRFTLDVP
- a CDS encoding PQQ-dependent sugar dehydrogenase, translating into MRVAQSVRGGFAVLCTAALVLSGCARFDDAQSQPFTTEPELRPPSTSSPPPPPPLPPTPFPKACPAPGVMQGCLESTSGLIMGADSKTALVAERTTGAVKEISVSAEPKVKLVIPVDPSGDGGLMDIVLSPTYSQDRLMYAYISTPTDNRVIRIADGDVPKDILTGIPKGATGNTGALIFTSPTTLVVMTGDAGNPAMAADPNSLAGKVLRIEQPTTIGQAPPTTALSGVGAGGGMCIDPIDGSLYVVDRTPTADRLQRITKKSEVSTVWTWPDKPGVAGCAAMDGTVLVNLINTKLTVAVRLASKTGAVTGEPDVVRKDTHAHAWALRMSPDGNVWGATVNKTAGDAEKLDDVVFPLFPQGGGFPRNNDDKT